A region of Bicyclus anynana chromosome 17, ilBicAnyn1.1, whole genome shotgun sequence DNA encodes the following proteins:
- the LOC112054031 gene encoding eukaryotic translation initiation factor 2 subunit 2 — MDEDLIFDPSLKKKKKKKTGFDLDAALAGEQGETTSAEAPAESGDVDVPEDDNLDLDNFGKKKKKKKKTFFNLDELENALPETKDEKPPAEEPEQQEEEMVDDLDLDIDFTRKKKKKKKTIDELVMEDDLKSEDQEKEDDMHGDWVGSDRDYSYDELLERVFDIMREKNPSMVSGKKQKFIMRPPQVVRIGTKKTSFANFTEICKTLHRQPKHLLDFLLAELGTSGSVDGNSQLIIKGRFQQKQIENVLRRYIKEYVTCHTCRSPDTILQKDTRLFFLQCETCGSRCSVASIKSGFQAVTGKRAAMRAKVA, encoded by the coding sequence ATGGATGAGGATTTGATATTTGACCCGTCactaaagaagaaaaagaagaagaagactggTTTTGATTTAGACGCTGCGCTGGCTGGAGAGCAAGGCGAAACCACGAGTGCCGAGGCGCCTGCCGAATCCGGTGACGTCGACGTGCCCGAGGATGACAACCTCGACTTGGACAATTTCggtaaaaagaagaaaaagaaaaagaagaccTTCTTTAATTTAGATGAGTTAGAAAATGCTTTACCTGAGACTAAGGATGAGAAGCCCCCAGCTGAAGAACCCGAGCAGCAAGAAGAAGAAATGGTCGACGATTTAGATCTGGATATAGACTTCACtaggaagaagaaaaaaaagaagaaaaccaTAGACGAACTGGTGATGGAGGATGATTTGAAGAGCGAAGATCAAGAAAAGGAGGACGACATGCATGGCGATTGGGTCGGCAGCGATCGCGACTACTCATATGACGAACTTCTCGAACGCGTGTTTGACATCATGAGGGAAAAGAATCCCAGCATGGTGTCCGGCAAGAAGCAGAAGTTCATTATGCGACCACCCCAAGTGGTCAGAATTGGTACAAAGAAGACATCATTCGCAAATTTCACAGAAATTTGTAAAACACTTCACCGTCAGCCAAAACATTTATTAGACTTTTTGCTGGCAGAATTGGGTACAAGTGGCTCAGTAGATGGTAACAGCCAGCTCATCATTAAGGGCCGTTTCCAACAGAAACAAATAGAAAATGTTTTGAGAAGATACATTAAAGAGTATGTAACTTGTCACACCTGTCGCTCCCCTGACACTATTTTGCAAAAAGATACTCGGCTTTTCTTCCTTCAGTGCGAGACGTGTGGATCACGTTGCTCAGTGGCTAGTATCAAATCTGGTTTCCAGGCTGTCACAGGCAAACGAGCGGCTATGCGTGCTAAAGTGGCATAG